The Alnus glutinosa chromosome 3, dhAlnGlut1.1, whole genome shotgun sequence nucleotide sequence ACCGTCAAGAGTCAAAACTCTAAAGCCAGGGTCCAAAACCCTCCTCATATTCCCTATTTAAATCCCCACAAAACTCTCAATCCCTCTATAGTCTAtactttccctctctctctctttaaatcTCTCACTGGGATCCGTCAGACCCTGCCATATTCAAATCCCACGTAAACCCACACTCATGGAGTGGAACCCAGAAACCCTAAAGTTCCTCTCCGAATGCTTCCTCCACACACTCTCTCCGGCTCCCGAGCCGCGCCGTCGCGCCGAGGCCTCGCTCGCGGAGGCGGCCGACAGCCCCAACTACGGGCTGGCAGTCCTCCGCCTGGTCGCCGAGCCCTCCGTCGCCGAGCAGATCCGCCAAGCAGCCGCGGTGAACTTCAAGAACCATCTCCGTGTCCGGTGGTCCCCCGCCTCCTCAGCCGACGAGCCTAATGCCCCGTCCCTCGTCCCCGACTCCGAGAAGGAGCAGATCAAAGCCCTAATCGTTCCGCTCATGCTCTCCTCAACTCCCAAAATCCAATCCCAGCTCAGCGAAGCCCTTGCTCTCATTGGCAAGCACGATTTCCCCAAATTGTGGCCCGCATTGCTACCCGAGCTCATCGCTAGCCTTCAGAAGGCGTCCCAGGCGTCCGATTACACCTCTATCAACGGTATCCTCGGCACTGCCAATTCTATCTTTAAAAAATTCTGTTACCAGTACAAAACCAATGATCTTTTGCTTGATTTGAAATATTGCTTGGATAATTTCGCTGCACCGCTATTAGAAATCTTTCTCAAAACCGCCGCACTGGTTGATTCAGCGGCGAGCTCGGGCGCGCCCGCTGCGACCCTCAAGCCCCTCTTCGAGTCTCAGAAGTTGTGCTGTAGAATATTTTACTCTTTGAATTTTCAGGAACTCCCTGAGTTTTTTGAGGACCATATGAAGGAGTGGATGACTGAGTTTAGGAAATATCTGACTACAAATTATCCCGCGCTTGAGAATGGTGGGGTTGATGGGCTTGCGCTCGTGGATGAGCTTAGAGCCGATGTATGCGAAAATATTAATCTTTATATGGAAAAGAATGAGGAGGAGTTTCAGGAGTATTTGAATGATTTTGCCTTTGCGGTTTGGAGTTTATTGGGGAATGTGACTCAATCTTCTAGTCGTGATCAGCTAGCAGTGATGGCAATCAAGTTTTTGACCACGGTGAGCATGAGTGTGCACCACACTCTGTTTGCAGGGGAGGGAGTGATACTGCAGATTTGTCAGAGCATAGTGATTCCAAATGTGAGGTTgagggaggaggatgaggaACTCTTTGAAATGAATTATATTGAGTTCATTAGGAGGGATATGGAGGGTAGTGATCTCGATACTCGGAGGAGAATCGCATGTGAGCTCCTTAAAGGGATTGCTACAAATTTTAGGCAACAAGTCACTGAAATTGTTTCTGCACAGATTCAGCATTTGTTAACCTCGTTTGTATCGAACCCAGTTGGAAACTGGAAGGATAAGGACTGTGCCATATACTTGGTCGTTGCTCTTGCTGCTAAGAGAGCTGGGGGTACTTCTGTCTCGACTGATCTTGTTGATGTTCAGAGTTTTTTTGCTTCAGTTATTGTGCCTGAGTTGCAAAGTCAAGATGTCAATGGGTTTCCAATGCTTAAAGCGGGTGCGTTGAAGTTTTTTACAATGTTCCGGAATCAAATACCAAAGGATGTTGCAGTACAGATTTTCCGAGATTTGGTTCGGTTTCTTCTTGCACAGTCAAATGTTGTTCATTCCTATGCTGCGAGTTGTATTGAGAAACTGTTGCTAGTCAAAGATGAAGGGGGAAGAGCAAGGTATACTGCAAAAGACATTGCTCCATTTTTTGGGGAGCTGATGACGAACCTTTTTAATGCCTTCAAGTTCCCAGAGTCTGAAGAGAATCAGTACATAATGAAGTGTATCATGCGAGTTCTTGGGGTAGCAGAAATATCTCGTGAGGATGCTGGAAATTGTGTTGTTGGGTTGACCTCTATTCTCATGGAAGTTTGCAAAAACCCAAAGAATCCAATCTTTAATCACTATCTGTTTGAGTCCGTGGCGATTCTTGTCAAGCGGGCTTGTGATAAGGAGCCCTCACTTATATCAGCTTTTGAAGGAAGGCTTTTTCCTTGCCTGCAGCAAATATTGGCCAATGATGTCACTGAGTTCTTCCCTTATGCATTTCAGCTGCTGGCTCAGCTTGTTGAGTTAAATAGTCCACCAATTCCTCCAAGCTACATGCAGATTTTTGAGATTCTCCTCTCACCTGATTTGTGGAAGAGAACTTCAAATGTCCCTGCGCTTGTGCGCCTGCTTCAGGCCTTTCTTCAGAAGGCACCTCATGAGCTTAGCCAAGAGGGGAGGCTTAACAAGGTGCTTGGGATATTCAACACGCTTATCTCATCCTCTGGTACAGCTGAACAAGGCTTCTATGTGCTCAACACCATCATTGAGAGTCTTGAATATGGTGTAATTGCACCTTATGTTTGTCATATTTGGGCTGCCCTTTTTGGGCAGCTCCAAAATAGGCGAACAGTAAAGTTTATCAAGTCTTTCTTGATAATCATGTCACTCTTTATAGTCAAACACGGTTCTGCAAACCTTGTAGATACTATGAATGCTGTTCAGCCGAACATATTTTCTATGATCGTGAAGCAGGTCTGGATACCTAATCTTAAGCTGATCACAGGTGCCATTGAGCTTAAGTTGACTGCAGTTGCTTCCATCAGGCTTATCTGTGAGTCTCCAGCTCTTTTAGATGCTGCAAATGTTGAACTTTGGGGGAAAGTGCTGGATAGCATTGTTACTCTTCTTTCACAGCCAGAGCAGGATAGGGTGGAGGAGGAACCAGAAATGCCAGATATTGCAGAAAATGTGGGTTATACTGCCACTTTTGTCCGTCTTTACAATGCTGGGAAGAAAGAGGAGGATCCTCTGAAGGACATAAAGGATCCGAGGGAGTTTGTGGTAGCTTTATTGGCAAGGCTTTCTTCCCTTTCTCCTGGTAGATACCCCCAGATCATCAATCAATATCTTGATCCAGCAAATCAAGCAGCATTACTTCAACTTTGCAACACATATAATTGCCCAATAGTTTGAGTAAGTAGTTATTTGAATCTATTTCttctttgtttattattttactattttgCTGCAAGTGTCATTAGTACAGGATAAAGTATGTTTTGATTACTACTGGGAATGCCTGCTTATAAAATACGCATCTATAATAGTATGGGGCTGGGGCTTATGCCGAGTCATATATAAGTTGCCAGATTTGTTCTGATATAGGAAATTGTGTAGTTACTGGGTTTCTCGTGCCTGATAGACCACTTGTGTGTATATTGCATGGTGAACGCATGTCATTAAGATACAATCAGCATATGATCCTCTTATTTAATGCATTGGATTTATTCTCTTTCCCtctaaaagtttataaatttgttttagTATTGTATTCATGAATCAGTTGTAAACCGAGTTCCTCTATTATGATTCTAGTGATGCCTAAAGGCTAGCTTTCATTTCTTTGGTATCTAAGTAACATCACTGTGTACTggattataaatataaattgtaTGGAAGTTGGGTTATCATTCCTCTGTATATGCTTAATGTTGTAAGCAGttcaaattttgtgaaaaatactGCTCATAATTTATGAAAGGGGAAACTAGGCTTACCCCCTCCGGCTATTACCTCAATTGCAATGTacccccaaactaaaaaaaaaagttgctatTGACCCCTCAACACTTAACCCTCTGCCGTTAGGATATTTGGTTAACTTGGAAGGCAAACACATGAAATGTCTATTATACCTTCAGCAAGATGTGTAAAAATACCAAATGCCCTTAACttgaagaaaattgaaaaaaatatttgtaggaGGCTGTGAGTCCTCCGGTGGAGACCCACGGCGCGTAGGTCTCCATATTTTCATGGAGATCCATGGTGTGGGTGATTTTACAAGGGTATTATGTGTAAACGGTATCACTGCTGCCACCTCAGCATCCGCAGAATCCCGTCCAGGTTCATGTGAAGACTCCTCCCTAGTGCAGAATACTAATCACAGTTCAACTCCTTCAACAGACTCCTAACTAATAGATAGGTTCTTTAGATAGGATTCTGtatatttaaaatagagagtttGAATTCTGTTCAAACTCTAGATAAGCTAGATAAGGTTTCTAGATAAGCTAGATAAGGTTTATGTTTGTAATTCAAACGTTAGATAGGTTTACTTAACTGATCAAAAGATCACCCGTCCAGGTTCATGTGAAGACTCCTCCCTAGTGCAGAATACTAATCACGGTTCAACTCCTTCAACAGACTCCTAACTAATAGATAGATTCTTTAGATAGGATTCTGtatatttaaaatagagagtttGAATTCAGTTCAAACTCTAGATAAGCTAGATAAGGTTTATGTTTGTAATTCAAACGTTAGATAGGTTTACTTAACTGATCAAAAGATCATGTaactattttctctatatatacgttACTACACATCAATATAAATCATTGAAGTTCAAAAtctattatggtatcagagctctaAATTGCTCAcgtagaattttttttgatcTCTTCTACATTTCcgctactttttctttcttcttttctctctatcAATGGCTTCTAGCTTTGCTGTCCAATTTGTTCCTCCTAATATTGGCCAGCTTATAACCTTCAAATTGGAACGACCCAACTACATCACGTGGTCTAACCAACTGATTCCAATTTTGAAGACAAACAACTTAATGGGTTTCGTGGATGGTTATGAACCGTGCCCTCCCAAGTTCGTCCTAGATGATCAAGGGAAAGCTACTGCTACCCTGTGTCCAACTTTTCTACTTTGGACTAAGAAAGATCGGTTTGTTCTTTCTTGGCTTAATGCCACACTCACGGAGAAAGTGATGTCAACCGCCTTTGGTGTCACCAGCGCTCAACAAGTCTGGGACTCCCTCTCCAGCTGGTTTTGCTTCTCATTCCAAGACCCGGATTTCTCATCTTCAACGCCAGCTTCAGAGTCTTCGTTAAGGCTCTAAAGGTTGTTCTGAATATATTGAAGCTGCTAAGCAATTTTCTGCTCAACTTGCAGCTGTGGGTCAATCGGTTACTAAAGATGCTCTTATTGGTTACGTGGTTGGTGGTCTTCACCCGTCCTTCAATCTTGTAGTTACATCACTGTCTGTAGCTTCCTGCTACAAATCTCTCACTTTTAGTGAGTTTCAAGATGAATTGCTCTCTTATGAGCTTCTATTGGATAGCCAAACCGCTTCCAATACTGAAAACACTCACTAGTTTGCCATGTTCTCCTCCAAGCCTACTACCAACAATTACAACCGTAAGGCTAAAGCCTCTGGAAAGCATTGGAATGGTCCTAAGAGTACATCTTCTTCGCCAAAGTTTTAACCTCCTCCATCTTCTTCCCCTGCCAGACCCCCATGTCAAATATGTGGGAAGTTGAGTCACCAAGCATTGGATTGCTTTCATAGGATGGATCATGCCTTCCAAGGTCGTCATCCTTTTGCTCAATTGTCTACAATGGTGGCTACCTCCAACCAAACTGCTGATAATAGTCCTTGGTATGCTGACAGTGTTGCGAATCAACACATCACTGCCAACCTTGAGAATCTTTCCTTACAACATCCATACTCGGGTTCTGATGATGTAGCTGTGGGGAATGGCACAGgtttgagcattcaaaacactGGTTCTATGAGTTTTCATACTCCTAAATCTTCCTTTCATCTTTCTCAGGTTTTACATTGTCCTAAAGCTTATGCTAATCTTCTCTCCATTAATCAATTTTGTCGAGATAAtgattgtttctttcttctcaatGGTTCTCATTACTTTGTTAAGGACAGCCACACGGGTCCCACTCTTCTGGAAGGCCGAAGTGAAGGTGGTCTCTATCCTCTTCATTTGAAGTCTTTCTCGGTCAATAAGCAGCATGCCTTGACTGCTTTCTTAGGTGTCAAGACTTCTGCAACTATGTGGCATTCTCGGCTTGGTCATACCTCTCAGCCAGTTGTTTCTCATTTGTTGCAGCAATTTTCCCTTCCGATCAGTGGGGTTAAGCATCTGGATGGTGTCTGTGAATCTTGTCAACTTAGCAAAAGCAAGCAGCTTCCATTTCAACCTTCTCCGCATGTCTCTTTATGTCCTTTAGATCTCATCCATTTGGATGTTTGGTCATGCACTACGAAGTCCTTAGGTGGCTGTTCATACTATGAtctttttattgatgatttttccaAGTTTACTTGGTTGTATCCCATCCATAATAATCGGATGGGAAATGGTAggcaggggacactcatccgtcccctgtcctacttttaataatataataatatattatataagcaaaaagtgataaaatcaaagaaaataaatgaaaaagtaatataatatattattatattattaaaagtaggacaggggacggatgagtgtcccctgcctatcatAGCTCTAATCGGATATGTTTCAAGTTTTTGTCCAATTTAAGTCTCTTGTGGAAAATCAGTTCTCTTTCTCCACCAAACAATTTCAATGTGATGGTGGTGGTGAATATATGTCTaaccaatttaaaaaatttctggTTACTCATGGCATATTCCACCATGTTTCTTGTCCACATACACCACAACAAATGGTGTGGCCGAGTGTAAGCATCGCCCTATCATGGAAATGGGTCTATCTTTGCTTGCTCAATCACatctttcttccattttttggGTTGATGCTTTTGTCACATCTGTTTTTATCATCAATCGGCTTCCTTTCTTCGGTTCTTGGAGATGTTTCTCCATTTTTTAAACTCTTTAACAAAGGTCCCGATTATTCATTGTTTCGTTCCTTTGGGTTTTCCTCTTTTACATCCTTACTCCACCCATAAATTAATGTTCAGAAGTAAACATTGCATCTTTCTCGGATATAGCTCTAATCAACGTGGGTATCGCTGTCTCGATCCTGCGTCTCGTAAGGCGTATGTGTCAAGgcatgttgtttttgatgaatCTCAATTTCTAGCCACAGAGGGTATTTTATCTAATTCTGCTCCTGCTGATTCGGTCTCTACTGTTTCTTTTCCTGCTTTTCCTAGCTTTCACTCACCTTCTTCAGTGCAGATTACGCCAATTACAATTGTTGTTGCTCCTGCAGTGCAGGATCCACACTCACCTCTACCGAGTGCTCCTTTGTCCACCCCTCAAGTTGATACTTCACCTTTTCTCGAATCCTGTAATCCAATTATTTCTCCCCTGCCCAAGGCTTCCTCAGCTCTTATTCCTTCTCATTCAATGGTCACACGGTCTAAGACCGGTACATTGAGGTCTCGGTCCTTTCCTGATTACACTTCCTTCTCTACCAAGCATCATGTTTGTGCTCTTTCCTGTGTCTTTATTCCTATTGAGCCTACATGCTACTCCCAAGTTGAGAAATCTCCTGAATGGCGTGCTGCCATGGGTGATGAATTTGATGCTCTACTTGCTAATGAAACGTGGTCTTTATGTCCTCGTCCTTCTTAGCATAATATCATACGGAATAAATGGGTTTACAAGATCAAGCAGAAACAAGATGGTTCTATTGATCGATATAAGGTGAGGTTGGTTGCTAAGGGTTTTGATCAAGAAAGTGGGTTGGATTTTACTGAAACTTTTAGTCCAGTGGTTAAAACTTTTACAATCCGGGTTATTTTGGCCCTTGCAGTTCAGTTTAATTGGGTTATTCGCCAATTAGACGTGTCTAATGCTTTTCTCTATGGACATTTGCTGGAAGTAGTTTATATGGAACAACCAAGAGAGTTTGTTGATTCTCAGTTTCCCTCTCATGTTTGCAGATTGCACAAGTCCTTGTATGACCTTAAACAAGCAACCCGTGCTTGGTTTACACACTTATCTCAGACTTTGTTGGAGTTTGGGTTTGTTTCTTCTACTGTTGACAATTCTTTATTTGTGTTTCATGAGGGAAGTGTACACCTTTACTTCTTaatatatgtggatgatatcatGTTCACTGGAACATCTTCCTCCCATATTGCCTCTGTTATTACTAAGCTTCAGCAGGTGTTTAAACTCAAGGATCTCGGCAACTTGAGTTTCTTCTTAGGCATCCAAGTTGTTCGGTCCTCTCAAGGTTTACATTTGAGGCAAGTTAAATACATCTCTGACTTGCTGTCTAGGTTCAAAATGTTGGGTGCTAAGCCTTTTTCTTCCCCTTGCCTTGCTGGTTCCAAGATGTCCAATGCAGATGGTGATCCTTTATCTTCAACTGACACTACTCTCTATTGCTAGACAATGGGTGCCTTGCAATATTGTACCTTAACACGTCCGAATAttgctttttctttaaatcaGTTATGCCAACACATGCATACTTTGTCTACCCTTCATTGGACAACAGCTAAAAGAGTACTTCGTTATCTTAAAGGAACTATTGATCACTGTTTATGGCACACCAAAGGTCCCTTGATTCTTCAAGCTTTTTGTGACTCTGACGAGGTAGGTAATTTGGATGATCGTTGTTCTACGACTGGTATTGGTATTGTTTTGGGAACCTCTCTAATCTCTTGGACTGCCAAGAAACAAATAGTGGTTGCATGATCAAGCACAGAGGCTGAATATCGTTCTATGGCCCTTGCCACTACCGATCTATTTTGGTTGCGCATGTTATTTAAGGATCTTGGTATTCCTTTGTTTTCAACTCCTCGtctatggtgtgataatattggggCTCTTGCTCTTACTTCTAAACCTGTTTATTATGCTAGGACTAAGCATATTGAAGTCgactactatttta carries:
- the LOC133862863 gene encoding exportin-2; translation: MEWNPETLKFLSECFLHTLSPAPEPRRRAEASLAEAADSPNYGLAVLRLVAEPSVAEQIRQAAAVNFKNHLRVRWSPASSADEPNAPSLVPDSEKEQIKALIVPLMLSSTPKIQSQLSEALALIGKHDFPKLWPALLPELIASLQKASQASDYTSINGILGTANSIFKKFCYQYKTNDLLLDLKYCLDNFAAPLLEIFLKTAALVDSAASSGAPAATLKPLFESQKLCCRIFYSLNFQELPEFFEDHMKEWMTEFRKYLTTNYPALENGGVDGLALVDELRADVCENINLYMEKNEEEFQEYLNDFAFAVWSLLGNVTQSSSRDQLAVMAIKFLTTVSMSVHHTLFAGEGVILQICQSIVIPNVRLREEDEELFEMNYIEFIRRDMEGSDLDTRRRIACELLKGIATNFRQQVTEIVSAQIQHLLTSFVSNPVGNWKDKDCAIYLVVALAAKRAGGTSVSTDLVDVQSFFASVIVPELQSQDVNGFPMLKAGALKFFTMFRNQIPKDVAVQIFRDLVRFLLAQSNVVHSYAASCIEKLLLVKDEGGRARYTAKDIAPFFGELMTNLFNAFKFPESEENQYIMKCIMRVLGVAEISREDAGNCVVGLTSILMEVCKNPKNPIFNHYLFESVAILVKRACDKEPSLISAFEGRLFPCLQQILANDVTEFFPYAFQLLAQLVELNSPPIPPSYMQIFEILLSPDLWKRTSNVPALVRLLQAFLQKAPHELSQEGRLNKVLGIFNTLISSSGTAEQGFYVLNTIIESLEYGVIAPYVCHIWAALFGQLQNRRTVKFIKSFLIIMSLFIVKHGSANLVDTMNAVQPNIFSMIVKQVWIPNLKLITGAIELKLTAVASIRLICESPALLDAANVELWGKVLDSIVTLLSQPEQDRVEEEPEMPDIAENVGYTATFVRLYNAGKKEEDPLKDIKDPREFVVALLARLSSLSPGRYPQIINQYLDPANQAALLQLCNTYNCPIV